GAATTCTCATAACCCATCAAATTCGACGTCCCAGGGGTATTTTGCCAGACAGATATCGACAAATCAAGGCcatgaacaaaatgaaaaaacagaacgaaacaaaaaaggAGCAGCGTTTCAACAGCGTCCAAAAATGTTACTAGGAAAAACAGGAACATGGTTCCAACGCGCGGGAGGGAAAACTTGCAATAATGTCAGTAAATGTGACACATTTGGGGAACACTGTGTTTGTTAAACAGATAAACTTCGGATCAGTGTTGTTTAACGGTTGCATCAATGCCAGATTGCCAAATAGTACGGATTATACTTCACTTTATGCACTAATTCAACTCATATATATCTAACATACTTTTCGCGCTTTACGGAATAGTACACAGTATATATTTCCGGGAGAGAGCTACACAACAAGGCGCCCATGTTTAATCGAACAAAACTCAGCTCCCACCTCATTCGCACATAAAAAACATTCACACACAAGGACAGACATAGTATTATGCTCAATTCAAAAGGATACCTAGGAATGGATAGCTTTATCAAATCTGCATTCCACTGCCCGGAATTCCTCATCGACGCGATTTCTGAGTCAACTTTACTTGTAGTTCTTACAATTCGGCGTTTATTTATTCAGTCGAATTTATCTTTATTCAGCTATTATTTAACCGCCTATTCCTGTAATAGAGCGGTTCTCAAAGGTGGGTCCGTCGGCGCACTAGCGCCAGtgcagaattgtgttaaacacaACTAATATAAGATTGAATATTATACATGTTGCATGTATTaacaatgttttattgtttcttatgtCAAATGcagtgtatatgaatcaatgaATTCCATTTTACCTTTCTAAGTCGTTTACTTTCTTTTACGTAGGGTCTGCTTCTATTGTCACGTACTGTTGCGAAACAATTGAGGTAGACAAGGGACCAtttgctgcaatttcgtgagctgcagtttatttatttgctgaaccgagtttagcgaacatgagtgattttttcagtatttcaaagGAACATCACGCAGAGATGAAGAAGAAGAGTTGACATTTTACCTTTATTCTTTAGGACAAacgtttacaaactttaaaatgcataaagtacacattgacgatcacaaaattgagttttgtttATGTATTCGGCAATTTTTTTCGTGTcagtgcgccgtgagttttttaCCTGATAATTTGCCcccgcacgaacaaaaagtttgggaatcactggtgtAATACACAAACAAAATGTCACCACCGgtttatttattgtttcgtcATTCGGGGGTTCTGTTGACATTTCCGTTCGCTTATCTAATGAACGCATAAATGCCGTCCAATACTGTGGCTCACATATTATCTAATGAAGGCATAAGCCGTCAAATATATACTGTGGCTTACATATTTTGCAAATAAGCTTATTGATACAAGATACAtaggtatgttagtcgttgggccTAACGTACCGCAAGAGGTCTAATTCTGTCTAATTATTGCATTTTTAAAGTTTGCGGTCGCACCCACAGCATTCTTTCGAAAAAAAGTCAATATatggataatatatatattatcatttttattttttgatgaaaacCGATAAAGTGGCATAATCATATGACGTACCACGGCCTCCCGTCCGGCAGTCagccatgtcgggtatgagattagttaggaAGGTAttgacacgaaatggacctgtAGATCACTTTGAGTTAGATTGTTGTTAGAATTCTCTGCATGTTCTTGTGAATAGTTTTCCTtttttaactactggaccaattgaaTGGAATTTTTTCAGTGATTAAGAATTGTTgtcactagaaggctattacttttatatatattcctgAATGTTCTATAAATCCTATGGGATCCGATATATCACCCGCCAATTTAATAATTCGCCAAGCATGTCGGCTATCTTGTGTGTTGATTTTGCTAAATCTCGGGACGCAGAAGTCTTTTCTATATCGGTGACGCACTGTAAGTGGGTACGGTAATGTACTGTAAAAGTAAAGTGCTGTAGTGTTAATGATTTAATACTACAGTTGTGAGTAGAAGCATTTAGCATTTTAATCCACGTTGGCGCATGAATAATCATAATCACAGTACCTAGTGAAGCTAAGGCAGTCCAGACAACGGTACTAGTAGCCTAAGTTATGATGGTTCACAGATCCAGCTTTGCTCAGGCTGGGTTCTTCGGAAAATTGTgggtgaaatattttaaaatatttcgtttttgcttTCGTGTctaaatatttgagcatttttctCTTGTGTTTTTTCAGAGGCATGGGCCTAATGGCAGGGAAACAGTATAGAGtccaaaaacgcgaaaacgaggtaatgttcacgaccacgctcgaaaatctgtctgagtgagaaaagtgtctgatcggatgcgaaaagggagcattgttacgtcactttttgcatcttgctgattggccaatgtcatgaagtaaacaaggaagtcgatgctcggggaaaggtctatACAGCGACAGAGTCCAGCCATCCTCTCGCACACAGTTATACCCGACGAGATTCGAACCTACGCAAGGAATCAGTGGTGCGCTGGCAAGCGTAACCTAAAGGCTTATCATCCACGCAGGATATTCAGAGGTGCGATGAATTTGGGATAAATGCCATTTTCCAAATCAAACCCCAAAACGTTTTAAACGGTAACGGGACACTCATGTGTGTTCTACTTACTGAAGATGAGCACCGGTATTTCACAGTTCTGTCATTCTTTTTCTCACTCTGGTTGTTAGATCAGAAGACACaagatttcaaatttgttatttattgaaaacagCAACTTGACGCAATAACTTGAATAAAAAGCAGCCGACCCCCATCCCAGCAGCCGGAGAAGTGAGCTATATTTTTTCGCACGTGGTATGGGAGATCAGAGTCACATATTATACAAATTTAGATGTTAACACAGTAGGCTTCTTAGACTAGACCACTGGTACTCAACCATGGCCCACAGCTAGGCCACGGAAAGATTTTTGGGTGGACCacagagagagagatttattttcgtcaaccagaaaaaaaaaaacactggaacaatagcaacaataaaaatgtatagtttttcggtatagactgggaggagcgatacgaccatacggtcatcagagtcagctccccccatatTCACTATTTTAATTATGCATATGAGAAttcttgaaaattgaaaaaaaaaaaattttctattacagaagaaatacagaaataatacagaaaataatGACATCCTAAATAGATATCTAATATTGAGTTAGGTGGAATTTTTGTTCAACATGCCAGCTGATAACAAATCATGGGATATGTGGATTGGAGCTTGGAAGGAGCAGCGGTGTGGAAAACAGTTACAgaaaagatttggagaagattgagaaccacttcTGAAAATCATGATCACGAAAATTGGTCACGTCTGGGAAAATTTCACTTAGCAacttatgcaaaaaataaataaaactttcacaTTGTCAACGTCAAGTACATTCAAAAACCTAATGATGAACTTTTATGATGACAATTGGGAGAAAAGCTTTCATTGAAAGGCATGTGTTGGCAAGAAGAAAATTTATACACATCTGAGGAATGTTGGACTTGATAATGCGGAAGACTGAGTGCCCCCTATTATATATTCATAGGACATATATTTATAGGGAATGTCATAACTCGAACTATATCTATGTTTGCTGACTTAATGCTatgagaaatattttttgctaatAAAAACTTGAGCCTTTGGGTGATGTATACAAGTCAGTCAAATTACTGTTCGTAGGGTCCGCattgataaaaatagatttgaaaGGAGTACtgggaataaaaataattacactCCATCCTGGATCTAGTATAGTTGGGGCGTTCAAGAGGTTTTCAGCATGGTCATTATCAATGTAAATGTACCAATGCGGTGATCAAACTGACCTAATCACAATGAAGTATAGGaggaaaatttgtaaatattaaaGCTCAATAAAGGCACTCAAAAGATCtcatttatataaatacaatattcaaaagAAATAATATAACAGTAATCAAACATATAGGATAATTCTTATATCATTTGGATAATTATGAAAGTGATGGACAACTAAGACAAGTACAGTATGATTAACAgaactattgaaaatttgataactAATGATTGACGATGCTGTTTCCTGCTACTGAATGgtaattggacacgtagtggacataacgatcgtttcaatattatgttggtcttgttgttctttgacactttttggacatctagtggaaaatctaaaaaaccgcttttctctttcatttctggaccgattgcttcgaaatttttactggttaaagatgaaatttttctccagaagacATGGAACGTCGATGGTTCGTAACGAAGTCCTTACGGTACTTTGCTACGATTTTTTCCTTACGCTGTCttactacggtaccggtactgtaccgtATTGCAATAATGTTGGTTTTCTTTTCTGCGGGGACGTTATGGTACCGTACCGCCTTAGCGAAAGTTGGaagtcctactgtactgcttcgcttggtgtgaatatatttgtagactgtgatctgacggtacggtaaaccgtactctactgcgaacagacgtgtccatatatttgggcgtagctctcttgttttcattctaattataaaGGGAAAGTGTTCATTTTCGCAAaacgatttttaatttttttgtagtttttcctTTGCAATAAAAAGTTAATGGGTCACgagaatttttgtgcaaaaaaaatgggccacaaaagaaaaaaggttgagaaccactggactagacAAAACAGCATCGAATGGGTCAGCATAAAAAAGATAtacacaatataaatatataatttggcTCGGAGGTGTGATGGCGACGGGTCGTGCGGCTTGCCACCGCATCTCCGATTCCCGTGGCGGATATCATGTGCAAGAGAATTTCTGGACCCTGGTCGCCGAAGGGTAAGGGTTCACGTAAACGATCagcggttacggcttcctcagGCATCAAGTCCACGCATCTGAAAACATATACGGTAACTGCTAATTCCATACTTGACTGGACTGATAACCGGAAGCCGGGAAGATATTTGAGTGCGGTCTAATAATGAAGTAAAAtgcattaatttattttatcaattcatgtcaacttcaaaattgaatgaaatctAGATGTACCAATAAAGTATATTGTCTGTTTTCCACTCACGGGAAAAAACAAACTGGTATCGTATTTGCACAAAATGCCCAGGAAATATTTCTTCAAACAGattcaaaaaaatcaattcattaTAAAGGTACTATTTATTTAGGGGAATATTCCATCCAAATCAGATCATCATCAAGGAGGTAGACCGCTATTAAGTGCAATTTTAAGGTGTAGATCATCAATTTCATTATTCAATGGAACTTTGCCCTCAGGCGAACAACTAATATTAAAATCatcattattattaatttgtgcATCACTATATGATTGTTCTTCGTTATTCGATTCTGTTGTTATtttctttgaataatttttagcAAATTCTTTCCATAGCTCCTGGGAATCATCATCTGTGCTACTCAAAGACAATGCTCTTTTTCTTGGTTTGATTTGGCTACTTGTGGATAACTTATTCATCGTTAATTCTGGTTTCTTCAAATTTCCAAAGGATTTAAACTGGAAAATAACATTTGGTTATCAGCATTTTCATCTGAATAGTAGAATATGGCCGACAGCCTTCTTATGAAATATGTGAAACACAGGATAACAAATTTACCAATTTGGTTTATTGCAAGTAAGGCACTAATGAGCATGTTAATACTTGATACCTGTGTGAAAATAATAGAATATAATCCCGAATCCACCTCCCTGGATAATAGTTCATTATGTATCTCTTCATTAGGCCAGTAATTTTCTGCCAACATAAATTAAGGTAGCTGGGCTCGCCGTTTTAAGCGCAATGCTGGGTTTAGGCCTAGAGAGTCTTCGAAAAATCTGATCACTTCTATATTAGGGCTTGCAACCTGtcttcaagtataaaaaaatacttAATAGGAATAAGTGAATTATTTATATCCAgaccaaaaaaattgaaacatgaTGAATGTAGCTactaaaaaattacaaaattgctGCTTTAAGTAAACAGATTGAGCATATTTGTagatataaacaaaaatttcaccGTAATTTCATCTTTTACATTCGTCAAACAGTTAGCAGAAAGTTCATCTTCAACTTCTTTCAATGTCATTCCACCACGCGGTATTAcatttgcatatatattatCAGGATTGACATACTTGACAAAATCACAAACCTGATAAACATAGAACATTGTTTTTTGCATGTGATATTTTCCCAAAATGCATATTTGATACAATTTGATATTAAATCAAGATGAACTCCAACCTTACATTTAGGTATAGCCACATCTTTAAATACTAAGCACAGTGGTATATTTTGtgcaaaatcaaattgaaaaccGATATTTATACCATATTAAAGAGcagcaattttcaatttttttgcccTGGAACATCTATGTTTTTTAATTTGCCTAGCGGAACACCAAGAAATTGGAAGGTAAAATTGGTGggtaatttccaaaatatctAGCTTATGGTAAAATTAAACtgtttgctgtaaacttgacaattaaaaaattaggcCGATGGTTATCAATATTGAACGGTAAACGAAACCTCCATGCTTTCCAAACTAGCACAAGGCCTTCCCGCATGTTTGAATAGCAAGGCCTGTCCGCCTTTTTATCGCTAGTTGGGAACTTGGGATACAAATGTACGATCCAGAATCGCAGAAGTACGaccgagatcgccatggcgaccaattcaGTCACAACTCGTGGAACAGCAGTGTTCCGTGGAACAAAGTTTGGAAATCGCTGTTATAGAGATACACTTATTAATATATTCTTTTGATGTACAACATAATCCTTAGaacagaattttcatatttatcccccAGTCCATAACATACCATACAGTTGTCAGTCCATGACGGGTATAGAAagagttaaccagttatttttttcagattgaaCGACTTAATAGTGGAGGAAACCGCAACTGACCAGTTATGACCAGGTTATGTGAACACTGTTTATCGtggaggagtctagcaatcctcttaTACATAAGTATCTGCTACTGGACTTGAAACTACATACCTGTGGAGGTTTATCAGAGGAATATTTACATACGAGTAACTTGATTTTCTGTGATTGTGatacattttttcatattttgtacaCTATCTTAAAATTTATGAAACAATGGTCAGccattctggcaaaaaaatgaaaatctctTAAATATACAAACCTCACTATTCGATGAATGAAAAGAGAAGCAAAACCGAAAATGATTTTTCCCAACTTGATGAAAAACTTCATGAGGTTTAGCGGAATAAGTAAAATACAGTGTACTCAGCGTCAATGTGAGAAATTTTTTATGAGTTTTCCTCTCTAGATCTTCTTCATCTGCTTCTTTCATGTTCCACTGCTGAGGTTTGTTGATTCGCTAAGAACAGATTAAATGTAAAGCTTATTTATTGATTGGGTTTCTGCATGACCAACTACTCATCCTTTTTCTCTGCTTTTGCGCCAGTGGATCAGATGCATATAACtgcaagaatgctgtagcaagagttaAAATGACTAGTTTCGTGGAATCTAAAAGCCTTGTTGTGCAATAACACAAGTATGTTTCTGGTAGTTGAATTATGTATGTTTGAGGAAGTCTGACGTAAAATATTGCGGAAATATATTTTAGTTAGTATGCTGCAAGAAGCTTGAAAATGATTAAAATCTTTAAATAAGAAAAAGGTGGTATACCACTACCAGTACAAGTTGTGAAAATGACCAATTCTAACCCatgacaaattttataaaagaCCACTTTGAGAAGCAATTCATTCAAACTAATGAAACAGTAGTATCCAAAATTATTAAACTTACTGATAAGAACCATACAAGAAAACAAGTTATTTTCACCTCTTTTTTGAAGCAAGCAAAAATTTTTGCATATTCTGGGTTATCCGTCAATATTTTATGAGTTTCTGGCAAGCACTGGTAAAGATCCTTCcgtttgcaataaatttttgttttgaatttattatgaAGTGCATGGAATAAATATTCATATCCATATTTTGCACTAATGTTTAGTCGTACAGCATGCAAGTCATCTGAAAACATGgggattaaaaaaaataaaatatgatactTTTTCTACTATTAATATGAATTTTAAACTcaacttaaaaaaatgaaaagcatAATTGAAGTTCAGATTGTATAAGGCACAATGTGTGGAATATTTATTAACTAAGATTTCAAGATAggctttttcaaatataaaccaGGTTGGAATTTAAAGTTAATATGCCTGTGAAATTATAGAGTGAATCACTACTGCCTTTAACTTTGGAACTAACCATCTGAATTCACGTAATGGACATAATATAGTGGACATAGTCGAGCATCAAACTCACCCTTTGTCAGCCATTCTGCTACAACAAGTTCTAATCTTTTTAAACAGTCTTCCCTGCTTGGTATAAAAATAGCATCTGGTATACAAAAAGTTGTATCAGCATACATGCTTTTGATATGCTTTTTTGTCCCATCTAAAAATAGTAGAAAGTCTTCGAATGAAAGATTAAAATTAGATTGAAGTTTAAAATTAAAAGCCAAGGCTATCTGAGTTTTATGTCCTCCACTTTAAATGAGGTTTTGTAAACGCTTTTAGGGCCTACCGGAATTTAATTTTGGAAGAACCTTAATCTTTGTGTTTCTGCATTGTCTACCCAATTCATTACATAGTGGGTGATTATAAATGAGAATTTGGTGGATAATGTGAAATTGAAAATCAACACAAATACAGTTCATTCACACCAGTACTATCATGATTATATTtatgattgaaaaataaataaatactatcAGCATATTCCTTACTTGATGTATGAAGACATTTCATTCTATGACCTGAACCTTTTGAAAATCGAAAATCTCCTGTGTATAAAACATTACCTTCTTCCCCTTCAAACAAAAacctgaattaaaaaaatatgcagATCATAAACAAGACAAATTTATTTACTGAATGTCGCAAGTTAATTTACTCtcgaaacaaataaaaaatgctcATAATGGACAAGAAGGAGGCACATCAGTACGGGATTCAGTACTGAAGATTCCCATGGATCACaatgaaacagcaaaattttgggtgctACGGGACTCCGAGAAAATTGGAAAAGAAATAAATGAGTATCCTTCTTCCAATTCTTTCAACCATcttcaaattgaaattgattggtGTATCAGTAGTATAGAAAGGTGATTTTTCacaataaacataaatttaacaaaGCTTGTAGGttatttaatgttacattaaaACTGTTCATACATTACTGATCCTGGACAATGAGAAGCTGGAAGAAGTGTAATTGTGATTGACTTCAATTcattttcattgatttttatatCGATAACCTTaacaaaaataaagataaaaaataaactaagtttcaaattgaaatattcacaAATCAACTGGGTTTCAAAGGTCAAATGAACAACTGTTTCTTTcatct
The sequence above is a segment of the Styela clava chromosome 7, kaStyClav1.hap1.2, whole genome shotgun sequence genome. Coding sequences within it:
- the LOC120327778 gene encoding protein artemis-like isoform X1; translation: MSCFGGLLNEYKYLSIDRFDGENLSSWAYFLSHCHTDHMVGLGDESFHERLKSNESVFLYCSEVSRALLLADDRYYHLANNIIALPINYPKVIDIKINENELKSITITLLPASHCPGSVMFLFEGEEGNVLYTGDFRFSKGSGHRMKCLHTSNGTKKHIKSMYADTTFCIPDAIFIPSREDCLKRLELVVAEWLTKDDLHAVRLNISAKYGYEYLFHALHNKFKTKIYCKRKDLYQCLPETHKILTDNPEYAKIFACFKKERINKPQQWNMKEADEEDLERKTHKKFLTLTLSTLYFTYSAKPHEVFHQVGKNHFRFCFSFHSSNSEVCDFVKYVNPDNIYANVIPRGGMTLKEVEDELSANCLTNVKDEITFKSFGNLKKPELTMNKLSTSSQIKPRKRALSLSSTDDDSQELWKEFAKNYSKKITTESNNEEQSYSDAQINNNDDFNISCSPEGKVPLNNEIDDLHLKIALNSGLPP
- the LOC120327778 gene encoding protein artemis-like isoform X2; this encodes MSCFGGLLNEYKYLSIDRFDGENLSSWAYFLSHCHTDHMVGLGDESFHERLKSNESVFLYCSEVSRALLLADDRYYHLANNIIALPINYPKVIDIKINENELKSITITLLPASHCPGSVMFLFEGEEGNVLYTGDFRFSKGSGHRMKCLHTSNGTKKHIKSMYADTTFCIPDAIFIPSREDCLKRLELVVAEWLTKDDLHAVRLNISAKYGYEYLFHALHNKFKTKIYCKRKDLYQCLPETHKILTDNPEYAKIFACFKKERINKPQQWNMKEADEEDLERKTHKKFLTLTLSTLYFTYSAKPHEVFHQVGKNHFRFCFSFHSSNSEFKSFGNLKKPELTMNKLSTSSQIKPRKRALSLSSTDDDSQELWKEFAKNYSKKITTESNNEEQSYSDAQINNNDDFNISCSPEGKVPLNNEIDDLHLKIALNSGLPP